The Hymenobacter sp. GOD-10R genome includes a window with the following:
- a CDS encoding ABC transporter permease/substrate-binding protein yields MQTLTELLTFWQAQAGKLGQQTLQHIGLTAASLLLAVLVGVPLGLLLTRRPRLAPAVLGFTGILQTIPSIALLGFLIPVLGIGPEPAIFALFLYSLLPIIRNTLAGVQGVSPAVVEAARGLGLTDGQILRRVELPLALPVLFAGIRTATVINVGVATLAAYIAAGGLGEFIFGGIALNNPAMILAGAIPAAGLALVFDAALAGLQHLSARKLVRVGGALLVVLPLLAALYLLPRATGKLLAGFSPEFVGRADGLPGVRSTYQLDVPNVVIAPALVYEAAHHKDVDVIDGYSTDGRIKAYDLRVLRDDRRAFPPYFAAPVVRQRVLTEHPELRPVLEKLAGQINDSVMTELNYRVDYLHEAPRAVALDFLRKRGLWRTPQPVRGATIVLGSKIFSEQYILAEMYASLIRGYTNLDVATKTGLGGTSICFEALRNGAIDLYPEYTGTGLLVLLQPSPATIDSLHGDPKAVYQYVQHGFRRRYGLEWLAPIGFNNTYALLMRQQQATQLGIASVSDLSRYLRK; encoded by the coding sequence TTGCAAACGCTAACCGAACTCCTCACTTTCTGGCAAGCGCAAGCGGGTAAGCTAGGTCAGCAAACGCTCCAACACATCGGCCTGACGGCTGCTTCGTTGTTGCTAGCGGTGTTGGTCGGTGTACCCCTAGGGTTGCTGCTCACGCGCCGTCCGCGGCTGGCTCCGGCGGTGCTAGGTTTCACCGGCATCCTCCAAACCATACCGAGCATTGCACTGCTCGGCTTCCTGATTCCAGTTCTCGGCATTGGTCCCGAGCCCGCCATCTTTGCGCTGTTCCTCTACTCATTACTCCCCATCATCCGCAACACACTGGCAGGTGTACAAGGCGTGAGCCCCGCCGTGGTGGAAGCCGCTCGGGGCCTAGGTCTCACCGATGGACAGATACTACGCCGCGTAGAATTGCCATTGGCCTTGCCTGTCTTATTCGCGGGCATTCGTACCGCGACAGTCATCAACGTAGGGGTAGCTACGCTGGCGGCCTACATTGCGGCCGGCGGTCTGGGGGAGTTTATCTTCGGTGGCATTGCGCTGAATAATCCGGCTATGATTCTGGCGGGCGCTATTCCGGCGGCGGGATTAGCACTAGTTTTTGATGCGGCGCTGGCGGGTTTGCAGCACCTGAGTGCGCGTAAGTTGGTGCGCGTTGGTGGTGCGTTGCTGGTGGTGTTGCCCTTGCTAGCAGCACTCTACTTATTGCCTCGGGCCACGGGCAAGTTACTGGCTGGCTTTAGTCCGGAGTTTGTGGGCCGGGCTGATGGTTTACCAGGCGTGCGCAGCACATATCAGCTTGATGTACCCAACGTCGTTATTGCGCCCGCGCTGGTGTATGAAGCTGCTCACCACAAGGACGTCGATGTAATCGACGGCTACTCCACAGACGGCCGTATCAAGGCCTATGACCTGCGCGTACTCCGCGACGACCGTCGGGCGTTTCCGCCCTATTTCGCTGCGCCCGTCGTGCGCCAACGCGTACTTACGGAGCATCCCGAGTTGCGGCCCGTGCTGGAAAAGCTAGCCGGCCAAATCAACGACTCCGTGATGACGGAGCTAAACTACCGCGTTGATTATCTACACGAAGCACCCCGTGCTGTTGCTCTCGACTTTCTGCGCAAGCGTGGCTTATGGCGTACGCCACAGCCTGTGCGCGGAGCGACTATTGTGCTGGGCTCCAAGATCTTTTCGGAGCAATACATCCTAGCCGAGATGTACGCGTCACTTATTCGCGGCTACACCAACCTCGACGTGGCTACCAAAACGGGCCTAGGTGGCACCAGCATCTGCTTCGAAGCGCTTCGCAATGGCGCCATCGACTTATATCCGGAATATACCGGCACCGGTCTGTTGGTGCTGCTCCAGCCCTCTCCCGCCACCATCGATTCGCTACACGGTGACCCGAAAGCGGTGTATCAGTACGTGCAGCATGGCTTCCGGCGTCGCTATGGCTTGGAGTGGCTGGCGCCCATTGGCTTCAATAACACCTACGCTTTGCTCATGCGGCAGCAACAAGCGACACAGCTAGGTATTGCGTCGGTATCCGATTTGAGTAGGTATTTGCGGAAATAA
- a CDS encoding SDR family NAD(P)-dependent oxidoreductase — MTKTAFITGASSGIGRATAVALAKAGFQLVVTGRRAERLQELAQELAPTPIHILTFDVRDRAAVEGAVASLPTEFQAIDVLINNAGNAHGLAPIQEGDPNDWDMMLDGNVKGLLYVSRALLPGMTQRKQGHIVNIGSIAGQEAYANGNVYCASKAAVAALTKGMRIDLVPHHIRVAEVNPGAVETEFSEVRFKGDNERAAKVYQGYEPLRPEDVADVIQFMVTRPPHVNVAEVLLLPTAQGSATLINKE; from the coding sequence ATGACTAAAACTGCTTTCATTACGGGCGCCTCGTCCGGAATAGGCCGCGCTACGGCCGTTGCTTTGGCGAAAGCTGGATTCCAGCTAGTGGTAACCGGTCGCCGGGCTGAGCGGCTCCAAGAGCTGGCACAAGAGCTAGCTCCTACACCCATCCATATTCTAACCTTTGATGTGCGCGACCGCGCCGCTGTAGAAGGTGCCGTAGCTAGCTTGCCTACTGAATTTCAAGCAATTGACGTACTGATCAATAATGCGGGTAATGCGCATGGGCTAGCTCCCATTCAGGAGGGAGACCCTAATGACTGGGACATGATGTTAGATGGCAACGTGAAAGGCTTGCTATACGTGAGCCGCGCGTTGCTCCCAGGCATGACCCAGCGCAAGCAAGGCCACATCGTCAATATCGGCTCAATTGCGGGGCAAGAGGCCTATGCGAATGGCAACGTGTACTGCGCGTCGAAAGCGGCGGTGGCTGCTCTTACCAAGGGCATGCGCATTGATTTGGTCCCGCATCATATCAGGGTGGCAGAAGTAAATCCCGGAGCGGTAGAAACTGAGTTTTCGGAGGTGCGTTTTAAAGGTGACAACGAGCGGGCCGCGAAAGTATACCAGGGCTATGAACCGCTACGACCCGAGGATGTAGCAGACGTTATTCAGTTTATGGTAACCCGGCCGCCCCACGTGAACGTGGCCGAGGTGCTGCTGCTGCCGACGGCGCAAGGATCGGCTACGCTGATCAACAAAGAGTAG
- a CDS encoding acyl-CoA synthetase gives MPGYQSLADIAAIEQTPLSARPIASDTFEMLRRGATLNPAAVALRFVFNGEKPTQSVDFSYAELLKRFYQAANVFHTLGVGATDVVSYVLPNLPETTFTLWGGQAAGIVNPINPLLEPNQIVEILNAAGTKVLVTLRSFPKTDIWQKVEAVAALVPSLETIVTVDMLPYLSLVQRLAVGAMRLGKGRPSLPGKRVVDFSQLLDQQPHDRLLSGRQIAPTDTACYFHTGGTTGTPKLAPLTHHNLTSITYSAAQLLGDSSEKLVFFCGLPLFHVNGVVVTGSIPWSLGHTLVLGSPAGYRGPGILTNFWQLVEHYRLSLFSGVPTIFTRLLELPIGSRDVSSLRYAICGAAPMPVEVIREFERRTGLRVSEGYGFTEGSCISSVTPLGGEPVPGSIGLRVPYQEVKVVVLDEQTGKYQRDAAVNESGVLVVRGANIFQGYLQPEHNKGIWVDTGDGRGDFYNTGDLGRQDERGYFFITGRKKELIIRGGHNIDPKVIEEALAQHPAVALAAAIGSPDKDAGELPVAYVMLKTGQQATEAELLGFAEANIPERAAVPKHIYIATEFPLTAIGKILKPVLVKQEICRVYGQELAKLPDITVSSISVREDKKQGLVAEVKATGGTDVTNSVKQALGGYAVPCEVTAG, from the coding sequence ATGCCTGGTTATCAGTCGCTCGCCGACATTGCTGCTATCGAACAAACGCCGCTTAGCGCGCGCCCTATTGCTTCTGATACGTTCGAAATGCTGCGGCGTGGCGCCACGCTGAACCCAGCAGCGGTTGCCTTGCGCTTTGTATTCAATGGCGAAAAGCCGACGCAGTCAGTTGATTTTAGTTACGCCGAACTGCTGAAACGCTTTTACCAAGCGGCTAATGTATTTCACACGTTGGGAGTTGGCGCGACCGACGTAGTGTCGTACGTGTTGCCTAATTTGCCCGAAACAACCTTCACGCTCTGGGGCGGACAGGCAGCAGGTATCGTCAATCCGATCAATCCGCTGTTGGAGCCCAACCAGATTGTTGAGATTTTGAATGCAGCGGGCACGAAGGTACTCGTCACACTTCGCTCGTTTCCGAAGACTGATATTTGGCAAAAGGTGGAAGCAGTGGCCGCTTTGGTACCTAGCCTCGAAACAATCGTGACCGTGGATATGCTGCCGTATTTGTCGTTGGTGCAACGGCTGGCGGTAGGAGCGATGCGTCTGGGCAAAGGTCGACCGTCGTTGCCGGGCAAGCGTGTGGTAGACTTCAGCCAACTGCTCGACCAACAGCCCCATGACCGGCTTCTGTCGGGGCGACAAATTGCGCCAACAGATACGGCTTGTTACTTCCACACAGGCGGTACCACCGGCACGCCAAAGCTAGCTCCGCTAACGCACCACAACCTGACCAGCATTACGTACAGTGCCGCGCAGCTTCTCGGCGACAGCAGCGAAAAGTTGGTGTTTTTCTGCGGGTTGCCGTTGTTCCACGTCAACGGGGTAGTTGTGACGGGCAGTATTCCGTGGTCGTTGGGGCATACGCTGGTGCTTGGGAGTCCGGCGGGGTATCGGGGACCGGGCATTCTGACCAACTTCTGGCAACTCGTGGAGCACTATCGGTTATCGCTGTTTAGCGGCGTTCCAACCATATTCACCCGGTTATTGGAGTTGCCGATTGGTAGCCGAGATGTAAGCTCGTTGCGCTATGCTATTTGCGGGGCCGCGCCCATGCCAGTGGAGGTGATTCGGGAGTTTGAGCGCCGCACAGGGTTGCGTGTGTCAGAGGGCTACGGCTTCACGGAAGGCTCTTGCATCAGCAGCGTTACGCCCTTAGGTGGAGAGCCAGTGCCGGGTTCAATCGGGCTGCGCGTACCATATCAGGAGGTGAAAGTGGTCGTGCTGGATGAGCAAACGGGTAAGTACCAACGTGACGCAGCCGTGAACGAGAGCGGCGTGCTAGTGGTGCGCGGTGCCAACATCTTCCAAGGTTACCTGCAACCCGAGCACAACAAAGGCATCTGGGTAGACACTGGCGACGGCCGTGGTGACTTCTACAACACCGGCGACCTAGGTCGGCAGGATGAGCGTGGCTACTTCTTCATCACGGGGCGCAAAAAAGAGCTCATCATCCGCGGTGGGCACAATATCGACCCCAAAGTAATTGAGGAAGCCCTGGCGCAACACCCAGCTGTAGCGCTGGCAGCCGCTATTGGCAGCCCCGATAAAGATGCGGGTGAACTACCCGTGGCTTACGTAATGCTGAAAACTGGGCAGCAGGCAACGGAAGCTGAGCTGCTAGGGTTTGCTGAAGCCAACATTCCTGAGCGGGCAGCCGTGCCTAAGCACATTTATATCGCCACAGAGTTTCCCCTAACGGCCATTGGTAAGATTCTGAAGCCGGTGCTGGTGAAGCAGGAAATCTGTCGCGTATACGGACAGGAGCTAGCGAAGCTCCCAGACATAACGGTCAGCAGTATTTCCGTGCGTGAAGATAAAAAGCAGGGCTTGGTAGCCGAGGTGAAAGCTACCGGTGGTACTGATGTAACCAATTCGGTTAAGCAGGCGCTAGGTGGTTATGCCGTGCCGTGCGAGGTGACGGCTGGCTAA
- the yihA gene encoding ribosome biogenesis GTP-binding protein YihA/YsxC — MIIREAKFVMSNSRVEQCPPPTLPEYAFIGRSNVGKSSLINMLTGQNGLAKTSSLPGKTQLINHFLINDEWFLVDLPGYGYAKVSKESRAQWGKMINYYLRKRESLACVFVLIDSRHAPLAPDLEFIDMLGTEGIPFVLVFTKADKMSGSRAHQNVKSYLAKLQESWDELPRHFVTSAAEKMGRDEVLNFIEDVNRQLAQAAENS; from the coding sequence ATGATCATTCGCGAAGCAAAGTTTGTGATGAGTAACTCGCGAGTCGAGCAATGCCCGCCCCCTACGTTACCTGAATACGCTTTTATTGGCCGTTCCAACGTCGGCAAGTCTTCATTAATTAATATGCTGACGGGACAAAACGGCCTAGCTAAAACCTCGTCGCTACCAGGAAAGACGCAGTTGATTAACCACTTCTTGATCAACGATGAATGGTTTCTGGTGGACTTACCCGGTTATGGGTATGCTAAGGTGAGTAAAGAGTCGCGGGCACAGTGGGGAAAGATGATCAATTACTACCTGCGTAAGCGCGAGAGCCTAGCTTGTGTGTTCGTTCTGATCGATTCACGCCATGCACCACTCGCGCCCGACTTAGAATTTATTGATATGCTGGGCACCGAAGGTATCCCCTTCGTGTTGGTGTTTACCAAAGCCGATAAGATGTCGGGGAGCCGGGCGCATCAAAACGTGAAAAGCTACCTAGCTAAGCTACAGGAGAGCTGGGACGAACTGCCACGGCACTTTGTCACCTCTGCTGCTGAAAAGATGGGCCGGGATGAGGTACTCAACTTTATTGAAGACGTAAACCGGCAATTGGCTCAGGCGGCTGAGAATTCTTAA
- a CDS encoding porin family protein codes for MATSYVRHQLHLHSSKVTRFALGALAAAVITFPGHAQNKSRTKSSRTKSGHVKSITTDNLPGYDDKWFHPGFYIAPNFSRYQIQQSPSYIQAINSGQGISANALVSPGFSVGFVGDVRLAEYLTLRFTPGVSFLSRRIEFTNQGYSGQDTIVTQEIGSTQIDLPVLFKLHSQRRRNTRVYVVGGIRPSFNVGNRRKNPELFKLRADDTDLTLEYGVGLDLFYPLFKFAPELRFSSGLRNLLLPGTDVYSNSLQRLTSNTVTLYLTFE; via the coding sequence ATGGCAACCTCTTACGTTCGGCATCAGCTCCATCTACACAGCTCAAAAGTAACGCGCTTCGCGCTAGGAGCCCTAGCGGCGGCAGTTATTACATTTCCTGGTCATGCTCAAAATAAAAGCCGCACCAAGTCTAGCCGCACCAAAAGTGGTCATGTAAAATCCATTACGACGGATAACCTGCCGGGCTATGATGACAAGTGGTTTCACCCTGGCTTTTATATAGCCCCAAACTTTTCCCGCTACCAGATTCAGCAGTCGCCTAGCTACATCCAAGCTATTAACAGCGGACAAGGCATTTCGGCGAATGCGCTGGTTAGTCCGGGCTTCTCGGTGGGCTTTGTCGGTGACGTGCGCTTGGCGGAATACCTGACCTTGCGTTTCACGCCAGGGGTTAGTTTCTTGTCGCGCCGTATTGAGTTTACTAACCAAGGCTACTCGGGACAAGATACCATTGTAACCCAGGAGATTGGCTCTACGCAGATCGATTTGCCGGTGCTGTTCAAGCTGCACTCACAACGGCGGCGCAACACGCGCGTGTACGTGGTAGGTGGCATTCGACCTAGCTTCAACGTGGGTAACCGCCGCAAGAACCCCGAGCTTTTCAAGTTGCGCGCCGACGATACGGACCTGACCCTGGAATATGGTGTAGGGCTAGACCTGTTCTACCCCTTGTTTAAGTTTGCACCAGAGCTTCGCTTCTCGAGTGGTTTAAGAAACTTGCTGTTGCCCGGTACCGATGTTTACAGCAATAGCTTGCAACGCCTGACCAGCAACACCGTAACGCTGTATCTCACGTTCGAATAA
- a CDS encoding OmpA family protein: protein MDNLVRRLLKASCALALGAAMAQPALAQSTRKQLKTANKFFDQENYRASIPYYEQVLAKEPNNAQALFRAGIAYMSFDKEKASDYIYKAQRLKPKVSKDVEYWLGRVDHLNYNFDEAITHFQAYNATLKKKTDTRKAELAQLIQHSKNAKVQFNSPKDIFVKNLGPTVNTQYSEHSPVISTDDKLLLFTSRGENVTGAGSANSKKGGNVASDGEYYEDIFETHRIDDDEWEKPRSLSGALNGKGHDASTQLFDNDTKLLMYRQDENGDIFYSEKAGGDWSPPKKLNGNINSKAYEGDAYITPDGLTIYFSTGKYSEDGTLDLYYATRQPGGDWGTAKTLGNAINTKYDDDSPYLSRDGKTLYFSSRGHNTMGGYDIFKSQWDSVGRKWGRPENMGYPVNTPDDDIYYRLSPDGSYAYLSSYRIGGYGEKDIYTINYIKNINIRGKVFSARDSSSVIPGVELVFTGTQADKTALSYRDVTKPETGDYGVSVLSGRTYQVAVSKDGQNIVTEEFAVPISTNDSTSITKNFYVPYVDTTSQSAYAFKKIYFETDKYNLRPESITELDNIAKILKANPGLNISVEGHCDSRNTDEYNMELGDNRSTAAYKYLLKKGVSDARLVTVSYGERRPAAPNDSPENMQLNRRVEFRVILKEGETAPTINPVSSGATSTSASSNVAPATSSSTLTTTTAPLQPGKTKIKQADGTKIKTKVDENSDKVKVKAKGPQGEEAKTKTKNGTIDSKAKDANGEKTKVKTDND from the coding sequence ATGGACAACTTAGTCAGAAGGTTATTGAAAGCCTCTTGCGCCTTAGCGCTGGGCGCAGCTATGGCCCAGCCAGCGCTGGCCCAGAGCACGCGCAAGCAGCTAAAGACCGCAAATAAGTTCTTCGATCAAGAGAACTACCGGGCCTCCATCCCTTACTACGAGCAAGTGTTGGCCAAGGAACCGAATAACGCTCAAGCGTTATTCCGAGCCGGTATTGCCTACATGTCCTTTGACAAGGAAAAGGCTAGCGACTATATCTATAAGGCACAACGTCTGAAGCCGAAGGTGTCAAAAGATGTTGAGTATTGGCTCGGCCGCGTAGATCACCTCAACTATAACTTTGATGAGGCTATCACGCACTTCCAGGCGTACAATGCTACGCTCAAAAAGAAGACCGATACTCGCAAAGCGGAGTTGGCTCAACTGATCCAGCACAGCAAAAATGCCAAGGTACAGTTCAACAGCCCTAAGGATATTTTTGTAAAGAACCTAGGTCCGACCGTCAACACGCAGTATTCGGAACACAGCCCGGTTATCTCTACTGATGACAAGCTGCTTCTGTTTACTTCTCGGGGCGAAAACGTAACAGGCGCAGGAAGTGCCAACTCTAAAAAGGGTGGGAACGTCGCTTCCGATGGTGAGTACTACGAGGATATTTTTGAGACCCACCGCATCGACGATGACGAATGGGAAAAGCCTCGCTCCCTGAGCGGCGCGCTCAACGGCAAAGGCCACGATGCATCTACGCAGCTGTTCGACAACGACACGAAGCTGTTGATGTACCGTCAGGACGAAAATGGAGACATCTTCTATTCTGAGAAGGCCGGTGGTGACTGGAGCCCTCCTAAGAAGTTGAACGGCAATATCAACTCAAAAGCGTATGAAGGTGACGCTTACATTACCCCTGATGGCTTAACAATCTACTTCTCGACGGGCAAATACTCGGAAGACGGTACGCTTGACCTGTACTACGCTACACGTCAGCCTGGTGGTGACTGGGGAACGGCTAAGACGCTGGGTAACGCAATCAATACCAAGTATGACGATGATAGCCCGTACCTGAGCCGTGATGGCAAGACGCTGTATTTCAGCTCGCGCGGCCACAACACCATGGGTGGCTACGATATCTTCAAGTCGCAGTGGGATTCGGTAGGCCGTAAGTGGGGCCGTCCTGAAAACATGGGCTACCCCGTTAACACGCCTGATGATGACATCTACTACCGCTTGAGCCCGGATGGTAGCTATGCTTATTTGTCGAGCTACCGCATTGGTGGTTACGGGGAGAAAGATATCTACACGATCAACTACATCAAGAACATCAATATCCGAGGCAAGGTATTTAGCGCCCGTGATAGCAGCTCGGTAATCCCAGGCGTAGAACTGGTGTTCACGGGAACACAGGCCGACAAAACGGCCTTGAGCTACCGCGACGTAACCAAGCCGGAAACGGGTGACTACGGAGTAAGCGTGCTGTCGGGCCGTACTTACCAGGTAGCGGTGTCGAAAGACGGACAGAATATCGTTACGGAAGAGTTTGCCGTACCAATTTCGACCAACGATTCGACGTCGATTACCAAGAACTTCTACGTGCCGTATGTTGACACGACTAGTCAATCAGCTTACGCGTTCAAGAAGATCTACTTCGAGACTGACAAGTACAACCTGCGGCCGGAGTCTATCACAGAGCTAGACAATATTGCTAAAATCCTGAAAGCTAACCCCGGCCTGAACATTTCGGTGGAAGGTCACTGCGATTCACGCAACACCGACGAGTACAACATGGAGCTAGGCGACAACCGTTCGACGGCTGCCTACAAGTACTTGTTGAAGAAGGGTGTATCGGATGCGCGTTTGGTGACGGTGAGCTATGGCGAACGTCGTCCGGCTGCTCCCAACGACTCGCCGGAGAACATGCAGCTGAATCGTCGCGTAGAGTTCCGGGTGATTCTGAAGGAAGGCGAAACTGCTCCCACGATTAATCCTGTATCGTCAGGAGCTACCAGTACGAGTGCTTCTTCTAACGTAGCACCTGCCACCAGCAGCTCTACTCTGACAACCACAACGGCACCGCTGCAACCTGGCAAGACCAAGATAAAGCAGGCTGATGGCACGAAGATCAAAACCAAGGTCGATGAAAATTCTGACAAGGTAAAGGTGAAAGCTAAAGGCCCGCAGGGCGAAGAAGCAAAGACCAAAACCAAGAACGGAACCATCGACTCGAAGGCCAAAGACGCTAACGGCGAAAAAACTAAAGTGAAGACTGACAACGACTAA
- the ubiE gene encoding bifunctional demethylmenaquinone methyltransferase/2-methoxy-6-polyprenyl-1,4-benzoquinol methylase UbiE: MTVVPYKDDAAGKKTQVAQMFNSIAGKYDFLNHFLSAGTDIYWRRKAVSELKQLRPARILDIATGTADFAIETLRAASPDAQVTGVDISEGMLDVGRRKLIDKGLTNRIHLELGDSENLPFPDNHFDAVTASFGVRNFENLKKGLAEMQRVLRPGGKVVILEFSKPTAFPLKQAYNFYFRHILPVFGKLISKDRAAYTYLPESVQAFPDGPAFLSILAQVGFKNPAWQPLTFGISSIYTAQK; encoded by the coding sequence ATGACTGTTGTACCTTACAAAGACGATGCTGCCGGCAAGAAAACGCAGGTAGCCCAGATGTTTAACAGCATAGCTGGTAAATATGACTTTCTGAATCACTTCTTAAGCGCAGGTACCGATATCTACTGGCGACGTAAGGCTGTGAGCGAGCTAAAACAACTACGCCCAGCCCGCATCCTAGATATAGCAACAGGTACGGCTGATTTTGCTATTGAGACCCTGCGAGCCGCTTCGCCAGACGCCCAGGTGACGGGCGTCGATATTTCCGAGGGAATGTTGGATGTGGGACGGCGCAAGCTAATTGACAAAGGGCTCACCAACCGTATTCACCTAGAGCTAGGTGATTCGGAGAACCTGCCGTTCCCCGATAATCACTTCGATGCAGTGACAGCTTCGTTTGGAGTGCGTAATTTTGAAAATCTCAAAAAAGGTCTCGCTGAGATGCAGCGAGTGCTACGACCTGGTGGGAAAGTGGTTATTCTGGAGTTCTCCAAACCCACCGCTTTTCCGCTGAAGCAAGCGTACAATTTCTATTTCCGGCACATTCTGCCGGTGTTTGGTAAACTAATTTCCAAAGACCGCGCCGCCTATACCTACCTGCCCGAATCGGTGCAGGCTTTCCCGGATGGGCCCGCTTTCCTTTCCATCTTGGCGCAAGTTGGCTTTAAAAACCCCGCATGGCAACCTCTTACGTTCGGCATCAGCTCCATCTACACAGCTCAAAAGTAA
- a CDS encoding ABC transporter ATP-binding protein, which translates to MSLPSPPAIRVQHLSKRYGNLAVVQDVSFELAAGETLVLLGPSGCGKTTLLKMLNRLIEPSDGSVEVNGQDVRAQKPEELRRGMGYVIQQVGLLPHYTVAENVGIVPRLLGQDPATITQRTTALLTRLHLPPERFANQYPQQLSGGQQQRVGLARALAADPPIILLDEPFGALDPITRASIRREFRELDELRRKTVVLVTHDVIEAFELADRIALLDAGKIQQLGTSRELLFQPANAFVRRFFAAERLSLQLRTLRLADVLPFVPESRNHSNTASSPIMLQPSATIQEALEHLTNENTTGSNAPNSIEVLENGVDNQTLSVNINASPTNKYQLDLPRLMSAFGEALQREEAACKR; encoded by the coding sequence GTGTCTCTCCCTTCTCCTCCTGCTATCCGCGTTCAACATCTTAGCAAACGCTACGGCAACCTAGCTGTGGTGCAAGACGTCAGCTTTGAGCTAGCGGCGGGCGAAACGTTGGTCTTGCTTGGCCCTAGCGGCTGCGGCAAAACGACGTTGCTCAAAATGCTCAACCGCCTGATCGAACCTTCAGACGGCAGCGTGGAGGTAAACGGCCAAGATGTTCGCGCCCAGAAACCCGAGGAGCTCCGGCGCGGCATGGGCTATGTTATTCAGCAAGTTGGCTTACTGCCGCATTACACTGTGGCCGAAAACGTGGGTATTGTGCCGCGCCTACTCGGGCAAGATCCGGCTACCATTACCCAGCGCACCACTGCCCTGCTGACGCGGCTGCACTTGCCACCTGAACGCTTCGCTAATCAATATCCTCAACAGCTATCGGGCGGCCAGCAACAGCGCGTAGGTCTAGCACGAGCCCTAGCCGCTGATCCGCCGATCATTCTCTTAGATGAGCCTTTCGGTGCCCTCGACCCCATCACGCGAGCCAGCATCCGCCGGGAGTTTCGGGAGTTGGATGAGCTACGTCGTAAAACGGTGGTGCTGGTTACCCACGACGTTATCGAGGCCTTCGAACTAGCTGACCGCATTGCGCTGCTCGATGCTGGCAAGATTCAGCAGCTCGGTACATCGCGGGAGTTGCTTTTTCAGCCAGCTAATGCGTTCGTGCGCCGGTTCTTCGCGGCTGAGCGGCTAAGCCTACAACTGCGCACACTGCGGTTAGCCGATGTCCTGCCGTTTGTGCCTGAGTCGAGGAACCACAGTAACACAGCTAGCTCACCGATTATGCTGCAACCTTCTGCTACAATTCAAGAGGCCTTGGAGCATCTGACGAACGAAAACACCACTGGGAGCAACGCACCCAATAGCATAGAGGTACTAGAAAACGGTGTTGACAATCAGACGCTTTCTGTCAATATCAATGCTTCACCCACCAATAAGTATCAGCTTGATTTACCGCGGCTTATGTCTGCTTTTGGCGAAGCTTTACAACGAGAGGAGGCTGCTTGCAAACGCTAA
- a CDS encoding DUF1028 domain-containing protein yields the protein MLPKRLSVLLAGLLLGFTQLVFAQAPTVYSTTNPLAHTFSIVARDPATGDMAVAVQSHWFSVGTSVSWGEAGVGVVATQSFTNKSFGLRGLALLKSGKTAQQALDQLLANDEGRDVRQVAILDAQGNVATHTGQKCIDAAGHVKGTQFSVQANMMLNNTVPAAMAKAYEQSASLPLAERVLAALDAAQAAGGDIRGRQSAALLVVRGKATEGAWADRLIDLRVDDNEVPLKELRRLLSLHRAYEHMNAGDLAVEKNDVPGAIREYQAAEKMFPNNLEMKYWHAISLANKQQVPAAMALLRPIFKQEPNWRTLTERLPKVGLLTVSAAELKQILSLK from the coding sequence ATGTTGCCAAAACGCTTATCTGTTCTGCTCGCTGGCTTGCTGCTAGGTTTCACGCAGCTCGTTTTTGCTCAAGCTCCTACGGTTTACTCTACTACCAATCCGCTTGCGCATACCTTCTCCATCGTGGCGCGTGACCCTGCCACCGGCGACATGGCGGTGGCAGTACAAAGTCACTGGTTTTCAGTCGGTACGTCAGTTAGCTGGGGCGAGGCAGGCGTGGGCGTGGTTGCCACCCAGTCTTTCACTAATAAGTCCTTCGGGCTGCGTGGCCTAGCGTTGCTGAAGAGCGGCAAAACAGCCCAACAAGCTCTCGATCAGCTGCTGGCCAACGACGAAGGGCGCGACGTGCGCCAAGTTGCCATTCTCGATGCACAAGGCAACGTGGCGACGCACACCGGCCAGAAATGCATCGACGCGGCTGGGCACGTGAAAGGCACTCAGTTTTCGGTTCAGGCCAACATGATGCTGAACAACACCGTGCCCGCTGCCATGGCCAAAGCTTACGAACAGAGCGCCAGCCTGCCTTTGGCCGAGCGGGTACTAGCCGCCCTCGATGCTGCCCAAGCGGCCGGCGGCGATATTCGGGGGCGGCAGTCGGCGGCGCTGCTGGTCGTGCGCGGCAAAGCCACCGAAGGCGCCTGGGCCGACCGCCTGATCGATCTACGCGTGGACGATAACGAGGTGCCTTTGAAGGAACTACGCCGCCTGCTCAGCCTGCATCGCGCCTACGAGCACATGAACGCCGGCGACCTAGCTGTGGAGAAGAACGACGTACCCGGTGCCATCCGCGAATACCAAGCGGCAGAAAAGATGTTCCCGAACAACTTGGAAATGAAGTACTGGCATGCCATTTCACTAGCTAACAAGCAACAAGTGCCCGCCGCTATGGCGTTGCTGCGCCCTATTTTTAAGCAGGAGCCTAACTGGCGCACCCTCACCGAACGATTGCCTAAAGTTGGCTTGCTCACGGTAAGTGCCGCCGAACT